The following are from one region of the Juglans regia cultivar Chandler chromosome 10, Walnut 2.0, whole genome shotgun sequence genome:
- the LOC109005628 gene encoding alkane hydroxylase MAH1-like — translation MALLWHPEMLVSFLCFLFLSLLRWRWNKHSPIINWPVAGMLPGLLLNAWNFHDYVTRLLQHYGGSFMFKGPWFSSMNFVVTSDPNDIHHILSRKFSNYEKGPKFREIFEPLGNGIFNSDSDSWKSQRKLIHSLMTNSKFNMFLKKAVHEEVEMALIPVLDHVSSLGIEVDLQDVFQRLTFDNICNTVLGFHPNFLSVEFPELAHARAFDKMEQGVFYRHIVPESYWKLQRWLQMGEEKKLSNAWRTFDQFLYHTISSRREELRQSKTETTEEAKFDLLTAYMAHEEEGTLKLDGFPNSNEFLRDTVFNLVVAGRDSVSAGLTWFLWLIATHPAVEAKILEEIRDNLAANSNENQRIFCIDELSNLVYLHGAMCESLRLFPPLPFEHLHSVHSDILPSGLYIGPSTRLLYSLYSMGRMESIWGEDCLEFKPERWISEQGRIVHVPSYKFAVFNAGPRTCLGKEMALIQMKMVASAIIWNYHVQVVQGHPIIPSISVVLHMKYGLKVKISKRSII, via the coding sequence ATGGCCCTACTTTGGCACCCAGAGATGCTTGTCTCGTTTCTTTGCTTCCTTTTCCTTTCGCTTTTACGTTGGAGATGGAACAAACACTCTCCCATCATAAACTGGCCTGTCGCCGGAATGCTTCCGGGGCTTCTTCTTAATGCATGGAATTTCCACGACTACGTAACTCGGCTTCTTCAACATTATGGTGGCTCGTTCATGTTTAAGGGCCCTTGGTTTAGTAGCATGAACTTTGTGGTCACTAGTGATCCCAACGACATCCATCACATTCTGAGCAGAAAATTTTCTAACTACGAGAAAGGACCCAAGTTCCGTGAGATTTTTGAACCTCTAGGAAACGGAATTTTCAATTCCGATTCTGACTCGTGGAAGTCCCAGAGGAAGCTGATCCATTCGTTGATGACAAATAGCAAGTTTAACATGTTCTTAAAGAAAGCTGTGCACGAAGAGGTGGAAATGGCCCTCATTCCTGTTCTTGATCACGTCTCAAGTCTAGGAATCGAGGTGGATTTACAAGACGTTTTCCAGCGATTAACCTTCGATAATATTTGCAACACAGTTTTAGGCTTTCATCCAAATTTCCTCTCGGTTGAATTTCCTGAACTTGCACATGCAAGGGCGTTTGATAAGATGGAGCAAGGAGTCTTTTACCGACACATTGTGCCAGAAAGTTACTGGAAGTTGCAGAGATGGCTTCAAAtgggagaagagaagaagctgAGCAATGCTTGGAGAACTTTTGATCAATTCCTATACCATACTATCTCATCCAGGCGAGAAGAACTGAGGCAAAGCAAAACCGAGACGACAGAAGAAGCCAAATTCGACTTGTTGACAGCTTATATGGCTCATGAAGAAGAAGGAACATTGAAACTGGACGGTTTCCCAAACTCCAACGAGTTTTTAAGGGACACCGTATTCAATCTCGTGGTAGCAGGGAGAGACAGCGTAAGTGCGGGGCTAACTTGGTTTTTGTGGCTTATTGCAACACACCCAGCAGTGGAAGCTAAGATTCTAGAAGAGATCAGAGACAATTTGGCTGCGAATTCTAACGAAAACCAGAGGATCTTTTGTATAGACGAGCTGAGCAATCTAGTTTATCTCCATGGAGCGATGTGCGAGTCCTTGCGGCTATTCCCGCCCTTACCTTTCGAGCATCTGCACTCAGTTCATTCTGACATTCTCCCTAGCGGCTTGTATATTGGTCCAAGTACAAGATTGCTGTATTCTCTCTACTCAATGGGAAGGATGGAAAGCATATGGGGTGAAGATTGCTTAGAATTCAAGCCAGAGAGATGGATTTCGGAGCAAGGAAGAATAGTGCATGTACCATCTTACAAGTTCGCAGTATTCAATGCTGGACCCAGGACGTGTCTAGGCAAGGAAATGGCTTTAATTCAGATGAAGATGGTTGCGAGTGCTATCATTTGGAATTATCACGTTCAAGTGGTTCAAGGTCATCCTATTATTCCCAGCATCTCTGTTGTACTTCATATGAAGTATGGTTTGAAGGTTAAAATCAGCAAGAGATCAAttatttga
- the LOC109014881 gene encoding alkane hydroxylase MAH1-like → MALLWHPEILVSFLCFLFLSLLRWRWNKHSPIINWPVAGMLPGLLLNAWHLHDYLTRLLQHFGGTFEFKGPWFSSMNFVLTSDPNNIHHILNRNFSNYEKGPKFREIFEPLGNGIFGSDSDSWKSQRKLAHSLMKNSKFNMFLEKVVREEVEMALIPVLDQVSSLGIEVDLQDVFQRLTFDNICNTVLGFHPNFLSVEFPEHAHARAFDQMEQGILYRHVVPESYWKLQRWLQMGEEKKLSNAWRTFDQFLYHSISSKREELRQCKTQKTDQEAKFDMLTAYMAHEEEGTLKLDGFPNSNEFLRDTVFNLVVAGRDTVSAGLTWFLWLIATHPAVEAKILEEIRDNLAANSNENQRIFCIDELSKLVYLHGAMCESLRLFPPIPFEHLHSVHSDILPSGLYIGPSTRLLYSLYSMGRMESIWGEDCLEFKPERWISEQGRIVHVPSYKFAVFNAGPRTCLGKEMSLIQMKMVASAIIWNYHVRVVQGHPITPSISVVLHMKYGLKVKISKRSSII, encoded by the coding sequence ATGGCCTTACTTTGGCACCCAGAGATACTTGTCTCGTTTCTCTGCTTCCTTTTCCTTTCGCTTTTACGTTGGAGATGGAACAAACACTCTCCCATCATAAACTGGCCTGTCGCCGGAATGCTTCCGGGGCTTCTTCTAAATGCATGGCATTTACACGACTACCTAACTCGGCTTCTTCAACATTTTGGTGGCACGTTCGAGTTTAAGGGCCCTTGGTTTAGTAGCATGAACTTTGTGCTCACTAGTGATCCCAACAACATCCACCACATTCTGAACAGAAATTTTTCAAACTACGAGAAAGGACCCAAGTTCCGTGAGATTTTTGAACCTTTAGGAAACGGAATTTTCGGTTCCGATTCTGACTCGTGGAAGTCCCAGAGGAAGCTGGCTCATTCGTTGATGAAAAATAGCAAGTTTAATATGTTCTTAGAGAAAGTTGTGCGGGAAGAGGTGGAAATGGCCCTCATTCCTGTTCTTGATCAAGTCTCAAGTCTAGGAATCGAGGTGGATTTACAAGACGTTTTCCAGCGATTAACCTTCGATAATATTTGCAACACAGTTTTAGGCTTTCATCCAAATTTCCTCTCGGTTGAATTTCCTGAACATGCACATGCAAGAGCGTTTGATCAGATGGAGCAAGGAATCTTGTACAGACACGTTGTGCCAGAAAGTTACTGGAAGTTGCAGAGATGGCTTCAAAtgggagaagagaagaagctgAGCAATGCCTGGAGAACTTTTGATCAATTCCTATACCATTCTATCTCATCCAAGCGAGAAGAACTAAGGCAATGCAAAACCCAGAAGACAGATCAAGAAGCCAAATTCGACATGTTGACAGCTTATATGGCTCATGAAGAAGAAGGAACATTGAAACTGGACGGTTTCCCAAACTCCAATGAGTTTTTAAGGGACACCGTATTCAATCTCGTGGTAGCAGGGAGAGACACCGTAAGTGCGGGGCTAACTTGGTTTTTGTGGCTTATTGCAACACACCCAGCAGTGGAAGCTAAGATTCTAGAGGAGATCAGAGACAATTTGGCTGCGAATTCTAATGAAAACCAGAGGATCTTTTGTATAGACGAGCTGAGCAAGCTAGTTTATCTCCATGGAGCGATGTGCGAGTCCTTGCGGCTATTCCCGCCCATACCTTTCGAGCATCTGCACTCGGTTCATTCTGACATTCTCCCTAGCGGCTTGTATATTGGTCCAAGTACAAGATTGCTATATTCTCTCTACTCAATGGGAAGGATGGAAAGCATATGGGGTGAGGATTGCTTAGAATTCAAGCCAGAGAGATGGATTTCGGAGCAAGGAAGAATAGTGCATGTACCATCTTACAAGTTCGCAGTATTCAATGCTGGACCCAGGACGTGTCTAGGCAAGGAAATGTCTTTAATTCAGATGAAGATGGTTGCGAGTGCTATCATTTGGAATTATCACGTTCGAGTGGTTCAAGGTCATCCTATTACTCCCAGCATCTCTGTCGTACTTCATATGAAGTATGGTTTGAAGGTTAAAATCAGCAAGAGATCATCCAttatttga